In Neisseria brasiliensis, the following proteins share a genomic window:
- the ruvA gene encoding Holliday junction branch migration protein RuvA — protein sequence MISRLTGKLIEKQPPQIVIDVNGVGYEVDVSMQTFYNLPALNETVQLYTQLVVREDAHLLFGFATAAERATFRQLVKVSGIGAKTALGILSAMNADELAQAVAEEDVKRLSSAPGIGKKTAERMVLELRGKLVSENISDSLFAPAPSADETDDIVSTLLALGYNEREAKAAVKGIPKGTDVGEGVRLALKNLLK from the coding sequence ATGATCAGCAGACTCACCGGCAAACTCATCGAAAAACAGCCGCCGCAAATCGTCATTGATGTTAACGGCGTCGGCTATGAAGTCGATGTATCGATGCAAACTTTTTACAACCTGCCTGCGTTGAATGAAACCGTGCAGCTTTATACCCAATTGGTGGTGCGTGAAGATGCGCATTTGCTGTTTGGTTTTGCCACCGCAGCCGAGCGGGCGACTTTCCGGCAATTGGTGAAAGTGAGCGGCATCGGTGCCAAAACCGCTTTGGGCATTTTATCGGCCATGAATGCCGACGAATTGGCACAAGCCGTGGCCGAAGAAGACGTGAAACGTCTGTCTTCCGCGCCCGGTATCGGCAAGAAAACCGCCGAGCGCATGGTGTTGGAATTGCGCGGAAAATTGGTGTCGGAAAATATTTCAGACAGCCTGTTTGCCCCAGCTCCGAGCGCAGACGAAACCGACGATATTGTCAGCACGCTGCTGGCCTTGGGCTACAATGAGCGCGAAGCCAAAGCGGCGGTAAAAGGCATTCCGAAAGGCACCGACGTCGGCGAAGGCGTGCGTTTGGCCTTGAAGAATTTGCTGAAGTAA
- a CDS encoding septal ring lytic transglycosylase RlpA family protein — MTFSHHTLFATLTAVAIGVFSIGNASAQTAKGALLAKQANEIIVTQQDTIVRAEKLHPSANRSYKVAGKRYQPMTKVSSFSQSGNASWYGGKFHGRKTASGERYNMHAMTAAHRTLPIPSYAKVTNTRNGKSVIVRVNDRGPFHGNRVMDLSKAAAQKLGFINQGTAHVKIEQIVPGVKTQQAAAPKAVTPKNTAPAAIAALSPVQEIYVDLKAFGTERDAQAYINRTTEQLASSLTSPKMAVEKRSHEYVVRMGPFTAQERADEAETRVRSLAYSSVDSAI, encoded by the coding sequence TTGACTTTTAGCCACCATACTTTATTCGCCACGCTGACGGCAGTTGCCATCGGCGTTTTCTCAATCGGTAACGCATCGGCGCAAACCGCCAAAGGTGCATTGTTGGCCAAGCAGGCTAACGAAATCATCGTCACCCAGCAAGACACCATCGTGCGTGCTGAGAAACTGCACCCTTCTGCCAACCGCAGCTACAAAGTAGCAGGCAAACGTTACCAACCGATGACTAAAGTATCGTCGTTCAGCCAAAGCGGCAACGCTTCTTGGTATGGTGGCAAATTCCACGGCCGCAAAACTGCCAGCGGCGAGCGCTACAACATGCACGCCATGACTGCCGCCCACCGCACCCTGCCGATTCCGAGCTACGCCAAAGTGACCAACACCCGCAACGGCAAAAGCGTAATTGTGCGTGTGAATGACCGCGGCCCATTCCACGGCAACCGCGTGATGGATTTATCCAAAGCCGCCGCGCAGAAACTTGGTTTCATTAACCAAGGCACAGCTCATGTGAAAATCGAGCAAATTGTGCCGGGTGTGAAAACCCAACAAGCTGCCGCACCTAAAGCCGTTACTCCGAAAAACACTGCGCCGGCCGCTATTGCTGCCTTGTCACCGGTTCAAGAAATCTATGTGGATTTAAAAGCCTTCGGTACCGAGCGTGATGCACAAGCCTACATCAACCGCACAACCGAACAGCTGGCTTCTTCTTTGACCAGCCCGAAAATGGCGGTTGAAAAACGCAGCCATGAATACGTGGTGCGCATGGGTCCGTTTACCGCACAAGAGCGTGCGGATGAAGCCGAAACCCGTGTCCGCAGCTTGGCATACAGCAGCGTAGATTCAGCAATTTAA
- the trmL gene encoding tRNA (uridine(34)/cytosine(34)/5-carboxymethylaminomethyluridine(34)-2'-O)-methyltransferase TrmL, which produces MFTIVLYQPEIPPNTGNIIRLCANTGAELHLVKPLGFPLDSTKMKRAGLDYHEFAKLTVHEDFEACLKALEGRRIFALTTKGKTRPDKAEFRPGDVFLFGPETRGLPAEILDTLPAEQKLRLPMLPDSRSMNLSNTVAVMLFEAWRQNDYQGGM; this is translated from the coding sequence ATGTTTACTATTGTTTTGTATCAACCTGAAATCCCCCCGAATACGGGTAATATCATCCGATTGTGCGCCAATACCGGCGCGGAATTACACTTAGTCAAACCACTCGGATTCCCGCTCGATTCCACCAAAATGAAGCGCGCGGGTTTGGATTATCATGAGTTTGCAAAACTGACGGTACACGAAGATTTCGAAGCCTGCTTGAAAGCGCTTGAAGGCCGCCGCATTTTCGCGTTGACGACCAAAGGCAAAACCCGCCCCGACAAAGCCGAATTCCGGCCGGGCGATGTGTTTTTATTTGGCCCTGAAACGCGCGGTTTGCCGGCGGAAATCCTCGATACCCTGCCAGCCGAGCAAAAGCTTCGCTTGCCTATGCTGCCGGATAGTCGCAGCATGAATTTATCTAACACTGTTGCTGTGATGCTGTTTGAAGCATGGCGGCAAAACGATTATCAGGGCGGGATGTAA
- a CDS encoding ComF family protein — MDVLSFWRRMKQRSWWRAHRCVLCHDSASDGLCSGCLADLAEHFTDAANSCPLCFRQVIGGAVCGQCQKKPPKFERMWASVYYEAPVSGMVHQFKHLSDMSMRRPLADLMRRHAPDWLDTAEIDCVLPMPLSKARRLYRGFNQSEELAESLAREYGWQVLPRQTVERAHKPPQSTLKSDERRRNVRNIFKLNKPLPKNCKILLIDDVVTTAATLNELAKMLKASGASAVYCWCLARSQLKK; from the coding sequence ATGGATGTTCTTTCTTTTTGGCGCAGAATGAAACAACGCTCGTGGTGGCGCGCCCATCGCTGCGTATTATGCCACGATTCCGCTTCAGACGGCCTGTGTAGCGGCTGTTTGGCTGATTTGGCGGAACACTTTACTGATGCGGCCAACAGCTGTCCTTTGTGTTTCCGGCAGGTTATCGGTGGGGCGGTGTGCGGGCAATGCCAGAAAAAGCCGCCGAAATTTGAGCGGATGTGGGCTTCGGTGTATTATGAAGCGCCGGTCAGCGGCATGGTGCATCAGTTTAAGCATTTGAGCGACATGAGCATGCGGCGGCCGTTGGCGGATTTAATGCGCCGCCATGCGCCCGATTGGCTGGATACCGCTGAGATTGATTGCGTGCTGCCCATGCCGTTGAGCAAGGCTAGACGGCTTTATCGTGGCTTCAACCAAAGCGAAGAATTGGCCGAAAGTTTGGCGCGCGAATATGGCTGGCAAGTATTGCCCCGCCAAACCGTCGAACGCGCCCACAAACCGCCGCAAAGCACGCTCAAAAGCGATGAACGCCGCCGCAATGTACGTAACATCTTCAAGCTAAACAAGCCCTTGCCTAAAAATTGTAAGATATTGTTAATTGATGATGTGGTGACCACCGCTGCAACATTAAACGAATTGGCGAAAATGCTGAAAGCATCGGGCGCAAGCGCGGTTTATTGCTGGTGTTTGGCGCGTTCGCAATTGAAAAAATAA
- the bioH gene encoding pimeloyl-ACP methyl ester esterase BioH translates to MPHSAKKVYLIHGWAANRHVFDDFIPRLPHDWEMHALNLPGHGDAPFADDFDIASIADHYAAQIDTPAHILGWSLGGLVALYLAARHPDKVKSLCLTASFAKFTAEADYPEGLSNPALAKMVGAFQQDYAKHIKQFLQLQLLHTQNADTILHKVLPDLIRHGAPQALQAALDAVNRADARPFLAHIQQPVLLVYGQKDAITPPRMGEYLHRHLPDSRLHLIEKAAHAPFLSHADEFADVYQRFIEAV, encoded by the coding sequence ATGCCACACTCTGCGAAAAAAGTTTATCTGATTCACGGCTGGGCGGCCAACCGCCACGTTTTCGACGATTTCATACCGCGTTTGCCGCACGATTGGGAAATGCACGCGCTGAACCTACCCGGCCACGGCGATGCGCCTTTTGCCGATGATTTCGACATTGCCTCCATCGCCGACCATTACGCCGCACAAATCGACACACCGGCGCACATTCTCGGCTGGTCGCTCGGCGGCTTGGTTGCGCTTTATCTGGCCGCACGCCACCCCGACAAAGTGAAATCGCTGTGTCTCACCGCCAGCTTTGCCAAATTCACCGCCGAAGCCGATTATCCCGAAGGCTTGAGCAATCCTGCTTTGGCGAAAATGGTCGGCGCGTTTCAGCAGGATTATGCCAAACATATCAAACAGTTTCTACAATTACAATTACTGCACACACAAAATGCCGACACCATCTTGCACAAAGTATTGCCCGATTTAATCCGCCACGGCGCACCACAAGCCCTACAAGCCGCCTTAGATGCGGTCAACCGCGCCGATGCACGACCTTTTTTAGCGCACATTCAGCAGCCTGTGTTGCTGGTTTACGGCCAAAAAGACGCGATCACCCCGCCGCGCATGGGCGAATACTTACACCGCCATCTGCCCGACAGCCGCCTGCATCTCATTGAAAAAGCTGCTCACGCGCCGTTTCTCAGCCATGCTGATGAGTTTGCCGATGTATATCAACGCTTTATCGAGGCCGTCTGA
- a CDS encoding class I SAM-dependent methyltransferase yields the protein MNQEPRWQIHRHLAQQTDERLALVRHIPQHILLVGADADISRSLLAARYPKATFSEYDPRADFLQTAAAERKSGFWQKLTGKQIEQYCQPLSQVLPEAAADMLWANLSLPTATEPLPAIFQNWASALKTDGLLFFTHFGRDTLAELTGRLNAAGIACTAPIFMDMHDIGDMLADNGFYDPVMDTAKLDLSYRQAATFWQDMDTLGIWQALQFTHPQAVKDCVNRIFAEEGHLNITLETVYGHAVKKLALPQGESLVQFYSKG from the coding sequence ATGAATCAAGAACCACGCTGGCAAATCCACCGCCACCTTGCCCAACAAACCGATGAACGCTTGGCATTGGTGCGCCACATCCCGCAACACATCCTGCTGGTCGGTGCCGATGCCGACATCAGCCGCAGCCTGCTGGCCGCGCGTTATCCCAAAGCCACCTTCAGCGAATACGACCCGCGCGCCGACTTTCTTCAGACGGCCGCTGCCGAGCGCAAAAGCGGCTTCTGGCAAAAACTCACCGGCAAACAGATTGAGCAATATTGCCAACCGCTAAGCCAAGTCTTACCCGAAGCCGCCGCCGATATGCTGTGGGCCAATCTCAGCCTGCCCACCGCCACCGAACCGCTGCCCGCCATCTTCCAAAACTGGGCAAGCGCCTTGAAAACCGACGGTTTGCTGTTTTTCACCCACTTCGGCCGAGACACCTTAGCCGAACTCACAGGCCGTCTGAACGCCGCCGGCATTGCCTGCACCGCGCCAATCTTTATGGACATGCACGACATCGGCGATATGCTCGCCGACAACGGCTTCTACGACCCCGTGATGGACACCGCCAAACTCGATTTGAGCTATCGCCAAGCCGCCACCTTTTGGCAGGACATGGACACCTTAGGCATTTGGCAGGCGCTGCAATTTACCCATCCGCAAGCCGTCAAAGATTGTGTGAACCGGATTTTTGCCGAAGAAGGCCATCTGAACATCACGCTGGAAACGGTGTACGGCCATGCGGTGAAAAAACTGGCTTTGCCGCAGGGGGAAAGTTTGGTGCAGTTTTATTCTAAGGGGTAG
- a CDS encoding GIY-YIG nuclease family protein, protein MELSGMRLRHAPRSLKDIFDNDELGLLKDVKAVQKAATNHQLLHSLYSEIADFFRRHGKLPDTQGALDEKRLARKWQAALDNKEHREILLAGDELNLISEKPSDETVVQQAAMQVQSLDDIFANDTLGLLDTGNTEIFHIRHVRDNSSKPYAGEETAQRRPCKDFWRFEAWFKQIHAALQNGTAHMERLKTETFLQPGDAFLLGGVLCYIAGYAETEARQSPRTNLRLRVVYENGTETDILTRSLARAVYKDENGRKIILHETIEFSDGLESSSKEDLITGYLYVLKAISPKPELARFKNLYKIGFTTGTVEDRIANAENDIAFLESPVRPVLSFECRNINPHTFERLIHAFFAGQRLNLKLVGKDGKQYTPSEWFDVDLDVIEQAADLIVRGEISRYRMDNTVGKIVLKESSIV, encoded by the coding sequence ATGGAATTAAGCGGAATGCGCCTCCGCCATGCACCACGCAGCTTGAAGGATATTTTTGATAATGATGAATTGGGTTTGCTGAAGGATGTGAAAGCGGTACAAAAAGCGGCTACCAATCATCAGCTTTTGCATTCGCTTTATAGCGAAATTGCTGATTTTTTCAGACGGCATGGCAAACTTCCTGATACGCAGGGAGCACTTGATGAAAAACGTTTGGCCAGAAAATGGCAGGCAGCTTTGGATAATAAGGAACACAGGGAAATTCTACTGGCAGGAGATGAATTGAATTTAATCTCTGAGAAGCCATCTGATGAAACTGTGGTGCAGCAAGCAGCCATGCAAGTACAAAGTTTAGATGATATTTTCGCTAACGATACATTGGGTTTGCTCGATACCGGCAATACCGAAATTTTTCATATCCGCCACGTGCGTGATAACAGCAGTAAACCCTATGCAGGGGAAGAAACTGCTCAACGGCGGCCATGTAAAGATTTTTGGCGGTTTGAAGCATGGTTCAAACAAATACATGCTGCGCTTCAAAACGGCACGGCACACATGGAACGGCTGAAAACGGAAACCTTTTTGCAACCGGGTGATGCGTTTTTATTGGGTGGTGTGTTGTGTTATATCGCAGGTTATGCGGAGACAGAAGCACGACAAAGTCCGCGTACTAACCTGCGTTTAAGAGTGGTTTATGAAAATGGCACTGAAACCGATATTCTTACCCGTTCTCTGGCGCGTGCAGTGTATAAAGATGAAAACGGACGTAAAATCATATTGCATGAAACAATCGAATTTTCAGACGGCCTGGAATCATCATCTAAAGAAGATTTAATAACAGGCTATTTGTATGTATTGAAAGCTATTTCACCGAAACCTGAGCTTGCACGGTTTAAAAATTTGTACAAAATCGGTTTTACCACGGGTACGGTGGAAGATAGGATTGCAAATGCTGAAAACGACATTGCTTTTTTAGAAAGCCCAGTCCGACCGGTATTGAGTTTTGAGTGCCGTAATATCAATCCGCATACCTTTGAGCGGCTGATTCATGCATTTTTTGCCGGCCAAAGATTAAACCTTAAGCTGGTTGGAAAGGATGGCAAGCAATACACCCCTTCTGAATGGTTTGATGTCGATTTAGATGTGATTGAACAAGCGGCTGATTTAATTGTACGTGGTGAAATCAGCCGTTATCGTATGGATAATACGGTTGGAAAGATAGTGTTAAAAGAATCATCGATAGTTTGA
- a CDS encoding DEAD/DEAH box helicase codes for MTVSLLNVQYAQTGASTQQNNMGMREMQAKAFAKRDAQYLLLKAPPASGKSRALMFLALDKLINQGIKKAIIAVPEMSIGGSFADTDLSAHGFLADWRVKPENNLCTGGGAESDKGKVDAFKRFMAGDDDVLVCTHATFRFAFDALNDVTAFDDVLVAVDEFHHVSAEESNRLGAVLDKLMAESSAHIVAMTGSYFRGDTVPILTEEAEAKFEKVTYTYYEQLNGYQYLKSLGLGYHFYQGRYMDALKEVLDSTKKTIIHIPNVNSGEAAVDKYEAVDHIISVLGEFVGKDRDTGIITVQTSDGRLLKLADLVDDRKMSDRALIQDYLRRAKNRDDVDIIVALGMAKEGFDWPFCEHVLTIGYRSSMTEVVQIIGRATRDCEGKSHAQFTNLIAQPDAADEDVKASVNNLLKAITLSLLMEQVLAPNITFRRRSDMVEGEILPVGTVMVDDTAVSVSKKVVDILNSDGTDIIATLTQNPEAAKSYVNQNAPAQTVNEVLLPQIVAKRYPDATEEEQEQIVQGVLTIMVANGSGGLVAGDSLPDDAQVENEGRFVQIGNLFVDMETLSDEEKSRLKPEEIIAERNLPAGAQVQNKHSGEIKALNNQFIKLGEKFVNVDKLNIDLIREVNPFQQAYEVLSKNVDSELLKAIQNHVQASRIQMSEEEAVMLWPRIQEFVQTHNGRHPSLEAEDVLEKRMAEALAYIRNKKAQRLAGGE; via the coding sequence ATGACTGTCTCACTTCTAAACGTCCAATACGCGCAAACGGGCGCGAGTACGCAGCAAAATAATATGGGTATGCGCGAAATGCAGGCCAAAGCATTTGCCAAACGTGATGCGCAATATCTGTTGCTCAAAGCGCCGCCCGCATCGGGTAAATCGCGTGCGCTGATGTTTTTGGCTTTGGACAAACTCATCAATCAAGGCATCAAAAAAGCGATTATTGCCGTGCCTGAAATGTCTATCGGTGGCTCTTTTGCCGATACGGATTTAAGTGCACACGGTTTTTTGGCCGATTGGCGCGTCAAACCTGAAAACAATCTCTGCACCGGCGGCGGTGCGGAAAGCGATAAAGGCAAGGTGGATGCGTTCAAACGCTTTATGGCCGGAGACGATGATGTATTGGTTTGCACCCATGCTACGTTCCGTTTTGCTTTTGATGCCTTGAATGATGTAACAGCGTTTGATGATGTGTTGGTGGCGGTGGATGAATTCCATCATGTATCGGCGGAGGAAAGCAACCGTTTGGGCGCTGTGTTGGATAAATTGATGGCTGAATCGTCGGCGCATATTGTGGCGATGACCGGTTCTTATTTCCGTGGCGATACCGTGCCGATTCTTACTGAAGAGGCCGAGGCGAAATTTGAAAAAGTAACCTATACCTACTATGAACAGCTCAACGGCTATCAATATTTGAAATCATTGGGCTTAGGCTATCATTTCTATCAGGGGCGGTATATGGATGCCCTTAAGGAAGTGTTGGATTCTACGAAGAAAACGATTATCCATATTCCGAATGTGAATTCGGGCGAAGCTGCTGTGGATAAATATGAGGCGGTTGACCATATTATTAGCGTGCTGGGCGAATTTGTGGGCAAAGACCGCGATACCGGCATCATTACGGTACAAACTTCAGACGGCCGCTTGCTGAAATTAGCTGATTTGGTAGATGACCGCAAAATGTCTGACCGTGCTTTGATACAGGATTATCTGCGGCGTGCCAAAAATCGTGATGATGTGGATATTATCGTTGCTTTGGGCATGGCGAAAGAAGGTTTCGATTGGCCGTTTTGCGAGCACGTGTTGACCATCGGTTACCGCAGTTCGATGACGGAAGTGGTGCAAATTATCGGCCGTGCCACCCGTGATTGCGAAGGCAAAAGTCATGCACAATTTACCAACTTAATTGCCCAGCCCGATGCGGCCGATGAAGATGTGAAAGCATCGGTAAACAATCTTTTGAAAGCCATTACGCTTTCGTTGCTGATGGAGCAAGTGTTAGCGCCCAATATTACTTTCCGCCGCCGCTCCGATATGGTTGAAGGTGAAATTCTGCCGGTCGGTACGGTGATGGTGGATGATACTGCTGTATCGGTTTCCAAAAAGGTAGTGGATATTTTAAATAGTGACGGTACCGATATCATTGCCACGCTTACGCAAAATCCAGAGGCAGCCAAAAGTTATGTCAATCAAAATGCGCCTGCACAAACGGTAAATGAAGTGCTGCTGCCTCAAATTGTGGCTAAACGTTATCCTGATGCCACTGAAGAAGAGCAGGAACAGATTGTACAAGGTGTTTTGACCATTATGGTGGCCAATGGCAGCGGTGGTTTGGTAGCAGGCGACAGCTTGCCGGATGATGCACAAGTTGAAAATGAAGGCCGTTTTGTGCAAATCGGAAATCTGTTTGTGGATATGGAAACCTTAAGCGATGAAGAAAAAAGCCGTCTGAAACCGGAGGAAATCATTGCCGAGCGTAATCTTCCGGCAGGTGCACAAGTGCAAAATAAACATTCGGGTGAAATCAAAGCCCTGAATAATCAGTTTATTAAGCTTGGCGAAAAATTTGTGAATGTGGATAAGCTCAATATTGATTTGATTCGGGAAGTTAATCCTTTTCAGCAGGCATATGAAGTGCTTTCGAAAAATGTCGACAGTGAATTGCTGAAAGCTATTCAAAACCATGTGCAGGCCAGCCGTATCCAAATGAGCGAAGAGGAAGCAGTGATGTTGTGGCCGCGCATTCAAGAATTTGTGCAGACACATAATGGGCGGCATCCTTCATTGGAAGCGGAAGATGTGTTGGAAAAACGTATGGCTGAAGCTTTAGCTTATATCCGCAATAAAAAAGCACAACGATTGGCAGGAGGTGAGTGA
- a CDS encoding class I SAM-dependent DNA methyltransferase, with translation MYEFLRLFDTPKATITRLQNNGGVNVADMPLLGEVALSHKIYFKPLEAGSDVYDELQKLKSLSSAAKNKIRFFITTDYQNFAAYDTKVDDTLECAFADLAQNYGFFLPLAGLEKSGDFIENPADTKAAEKMGRLFDQIRLNNALEKPEDIHALNVFLTRLLFCFFAEDTKIFPKDSFTKLIESHSLSDGSNIDEILSGLFAVLNMPSESSKRSHLPAHLAAFPYVNGGLFAADEPIPAFTVRTRRLLLECSKLDWSEINPDIFGSMFQSVIDPTQRSRLGQHYTSVPNIMKAIRPLFLDSFQTAFDDIFKRYSSVEGRLKALHSLAMRLGKVKIFDPACGSGNFLIIAYKELRKLEIQIFKMIKDLDSNAMFHSQIRLDQFYGIELDDFAHEIAMLSLWLAEHQMNLLYEHELGNSLPTLPLKSGGNIKAANALREDWESFCPRANRSEDEVYIVGNPPFGGSNSRDKGQNEDMDLVFAGWKKYGVLDYVTCWFWKGAQYIRNSRAKLALVSTNSISQGEQVATLWPSVFALDVRIGFAYQTFPWVNNAKAKAAVHVVIIGLVPEQRSEEETGRLNGDGQDMKLFKLVDQEWRAQNVANISPYLIAGSNLAVAARETPLGKVSPMVYGNKPVEGGNLILSPAEKEALLAAEPQAEKWIKKLLGSEEFINGQERWCIWLRDMDKEELEGLPEKYPEIAKRVERVRSVRLASKKAATVKKAATPHLFDEIRHPKSGNYILVPRVSSERREYVPMDFFNSDVISTDRNQMIPNATLYEFGILNSAMHNDWMRVVTGRLESRFNYSGTIVYNTFPWPEVSTAQQAKITELAEAVLEARDDFPAHTLAQLYDPEKMPDSLRAAHRALDEAVDRLYRPQPFSDGLERVKFLFGLYEKLIGAEKTAAKKH, from the coding sequence ATTTACGAATTTCTAAGACTATTCGACACTCCTAAGGCAACCATAACCAGACTGCAAAACAATGGTGGTGTGAATGTTGCCGATATGCCGCTTTTGGGTGAAGTGGCCTTATCCCATAAAATCTATTTCAAGCCATTAGAAGCAGGCAGCGATGTATATGACGAGCTGCAAAAGCTTAAGTCATTGTCCTCTGCCGCAAAAAACAAAATCCGCTTTTTCATCACGACCGACTATCAAAACTTTGCCGCTTATGATACCAAGGTTGATGATACGCTCGAATGCGCTTTTGCCGATTTGGCACAAAACTACGGTTTTTTCTTACCCTTGGCCGGTTTGGAAAAAAGCGGAGACTTCATCGAAAATCCGGCCGATACCAAAGCCGCTGAAAAAATGGGGCGGCTCTTTGACCAAATCCGCCTCAATAACGCGCTGGAAAAGCCTGAAGATATTCATGCGCTTAATGTTTTTCTGACACGGCTTTTATTCTGTTTCTTTGCCGAAGACACCAAAATTTTCCCTAAAGACAGTTTCACCAAGCTTATCGAAAGCCACAGCCTTTCAGATGGCAGCAATATTGACGAAATCCTATCCGGTCTTTTTGCTGTTTTGAATATGCCATCTGAAAGTAGTAAGCGCAGCCATCTGCCCGCGCATTTGGCGGCCTTTCCTTATGTGAATGGCGGATTATTTGCCGCGGATGAACCGATTCCTGCCTTTACCGTCCGCACACGTCGTTTGCTGCTTGAATGCAGCAAGCTCGACTGGTCGGAAATCAATCCCGATATTTTCGGCTCCATGTTTCAAAGTGTGATTGACCCTACGCAGCGCAGCCGCTTGGGGCAGCATTACACATCCGTACCCAATATCATGAAAGCCATCCGGCCGCTGTTTCTCGACAGTTTTCAGACGGCCTTTGATGATATTTTCAAACGTTATTCCAGTGTAGAAGGCCGTCTGAAAGCCTTACACAGCCTTGCCATGCGCTTGGGTAAAGTCAAAATATTCGACCCTGCCTGCGGCTCGGGAAATTTTCTGATTATTGCTTATAAAGAATTGCGTAAGCTGGAAATCCAAATTTTCAAGATGATTAAGGATTTAGACAGTAATGCCATGTTTCACAGCCAAATCCGTCTTGACCAATTCTATGGTATCGAACTTGACGATTTCGCCCACGAAATAGCCATGCTTTCCCTGTGGCTGGCTGAACACCAAATGAATCTGCTTTACGAGCATGAATTGGGCAACAGCCTGCCTACGCTGCCTTTAAAAAGCGGTGGCAACATTAAAGCGGCCAATGCATTGCGTGAAGACTGGGAAAGCTTCTGCCCGCGCGCTAACAGGTCGGAAGACGAAGTTTATATCGTCGGCAATCCGCCGTTTGGTGGCAGCAACAGCCGCGATAAAGGCCAAAACGAAGACATGGATTTGGTGTTTGCAGGCTGGAAAAAATATGGCGTATTGGATTATGTAACCTGCTGGTTTTGGAAGGGCGCGCAATATATTCGAAACAGCCGTGCCAAGCTTGCATTGGTTTCGACCAACTCCATCAGCCAAGGGGAGCAAGTGGCAACATTGTGGCCGTCTGTTTTTGCCTTAGATGTACGTATCGGCTTTGCTTATCAAACGTTTCCGTGGGTCAATAATGCCAAAGCAAAAGCCGCTGTGCATGTGGTGATTATCGGTTTGGTGCCGGAACAACGCTCAGAGGAAGAAACAGGCCGTCTGAATGGCGATGGGCAAGATATGAAACTGTTTAAACTCGTTGATCAAGAATGGCGCGCGCAAAATGTGGCCAATATCAGCCCGTATCTGATTGCAGGCAGCAATCTGGCCGTGGCAGCACGGGAAACGCCTTTGGGCAAAGTTTCCCCAATGGTTTACGGAAACAAACCTGTTGAGGGCGGCAATCTGATTTTGAGCCCTGCCGAAAAAGAAGCCTTGCTTGCTGCTGAACCACAGGCAGAAAAATGGATTAAAAAACTGCTTGGTTCGGAAGAGTTTATCAATGGCCAAGAACGCTGGTGTATTTGGTTGCGCGATATGGATAAGGAAGAGTTGGAAGGCTTACCTGAAAAATATCCTGAAATTGCTAAGCGTGTAGAGAGAGTTCGATCTGTACGGCTGGCAAGTAAAAAAGCAGCAACAGTAAAGAAAGCAGCGACACCACATTTATTTGATGAAATCCGCCATCCAAAATCCGGTAACTACATCCTCGTCCCCCGTGTTTCATCGGAGCGCCGTGAATATGTACCGATGGATTTTTTCAACAGTGATGTGATTTCGACTGACCGTAATCAAATGATTCCCAACGCTACCCTTTATGAATTCGGTATTCTCAATTCAGCCATGCACAATGATTGGATGCGGGTAGTAACGGGTCGTTTGGAAAGTCGTTTTAACTATTCAGGAACTATTGTTTACAACACCTTCCCGTGGCCTGAAGTTTCTACCGCACAGCAGGCAAAAATCACCGAATTGGCCGAAGCAGTGTTGGAAGCACGCGATGATTTTCCTGCGCATACACTGGCGCAGCTGTACGACCCTGAAAAAATGCCCGATTCTTTACGCGCTGCACACCGTGCACTGGATGAAGCAGTCGACAGGCTTTACCGTCCGCAACCTTTTTCAGACGGCCTTGAACGAGTGAAATTTCTGTTTGGCCTGTATGAAAAGTTGATTGGGGCAGAAAAAACGGCCGCGAAAAAACACTGA